AGGCGTTGCGCGACTAGTTTGGGGTGTTCCACAAAATTGGTCGTTGTATCAACCACACCCGGAACAAGAATTTTGCTGTCGGGGATGTCTGCCTGACGGTCGCGGAACGTCGTCCATTCGTGACCATGCCGCGGGTTGGACGTTTCGAACAAAACGTAATCCGCCTTCGCCGACATCAACGTGTCAAACATCGTATCCATCGGAATATCGCAAACATGGGGGCCTTCGTAATTGCCCCAACAGATGTGAATGCGGACCTTGTCGGACGGAATATCCTGCAGGGCATGATTCAGCGCTTCGACATGGCCGGCCGCAATTTTCGTAAACTGCGCATCGGAAAGGTCGTTGAAAAGCATGTGCTTAGCAAGCGCGAGGTCAGGGCAATCAAGCTGCAGGTCAAGGCCCGACGCCACGATGGTTTCATATTCCGCCTTCATCGCATCGGCGAGCGCCGCCAAATAAGCTTCGCGAGACTTGTAGTAATCATTTTGCAAGAAAAGAGAGATAACACCGGGGGATGCGGCGTTCATGAAGCCGCGATCGACGTTATGTTTCACCATCGCAGCTTTCAAGTTTGCGATATCTTTTTGGAGTTCGCCTTGCCCTTTTGATTTCACCTCCCCGACGCACATCGGGCGCGCATATTTCGGGGTCCCGCCATCGTCGGCGAGCCGTTTTAGAAATCCCGGAAATAACTTAAGATCGCCTGGCGCATTGCGCGGGCTGTCGCCGTCAAATCCTGCGTAGCGGTCTTTCACGTAGGTCGCATAGCTGATCTTTGACGTCTCACCGTCGCTGACGATGTCGACGCCTGCCGCGACCTGCCGCGCGACCGTCGCGTCAACCGCTTCGGACATCGCCAGATCGAACGCTGTTTGGTCGAAGGGTTCGTTATTTTCGCGCGCGAAAATGAAGTCTACCACGTTCTGGGTACGCGGTAGACTGCCAACGTGTGTCGTAAGAATACGAGGCATTTGTTATCCAAATATTTGTTATTGTTGCATTATAACTGTAAAATAGGTCCTACCCAAGCCATGTCGAACCGGCTGGATCGTCGTTCGAAAACACACGGTACAAGGACGCCTCGCCTGTCATTGCCGGATACAAGGCATGTGGCGTGTTGGGTGGAATGGCGGCGGTGTCGCCTGGATTTAGGCTGGTCGTGCCGCCCGCAAAATCCAAACGCCAATGCCCACGCATCGGCATCAGGACCGTGTGATGATGGTGTGTTTGCAGTTCATCCGAAATCGAATTGCGCGACAAAAGCTCTACCTCGAAACCAGGTTTGTCCGGCAATATGCCATCAACGCCGATGACTTTGGCAGGTTGTTTGTCGGCAAACGCCATCAAATCCCAGTATCGCGCGACATGCCGCGGCACGACATCCAAGGTCGAAGGTTCGGGGAAATTGGCGAGCTCTGCTTCGGTCAAAACGGGCATCGGGTTCACGCCCTCGGGCAAAGACGCGCCTTTCTTGGTATCGTATAGTTGCCCGTTTTCGCCCAAGACAAGCCCATGTTCTGCTGCATCCTCAATCACTTGCGGCGCCCATGTGACACCGCCGCCAGCGTCGTCGCCACCAAGGATCGCCATAATCATCCCATAGTCAGTCCCGATGTTTTCGAAACCTCGGAAAATACCGGTCGGAATGTTGATGATGTCGCCCTCTTCCAGCACGACTTCGCCGGCTGTTCCCCAACGGCCCCAGAAGAACCGCCAACGGCCTTTCAGCGCAAAAAACACCTCGGCCGTTGTATGGCTGTGCAAGGAATTGCGGCACTTCGGCGGCTGGCCAGCCGCACCGATATTGAAACCCGGAGTGTCGGCGATATGCACATGTTGGTCAGCAGATTCGGACACACCGCCGCCGATGATCGTGAAGTTTTCCTTCTGATCAGACCCCGGCGTGTGGGCGTCGATGAAGGCGGTCTTGCACGGGCGCAGATCGCCATAGCGCACGATGCGCGCTTCCATTTCAGCAGGCGTCATGATGTTTCCTCGCGACTATTTAATGAATGAAACCGTTTAAAAGTAGTCACTTACACGGCCCCCATCAAAATTTGCTTCCAAATTGCGACTTCGTCATAAAGCGCAAATTCGCGGCGCAGCCCCACGCCATCTGTTCCAAATGGGCCAAACTCTGCGTGGCACATGCCCATGATATGAACTGGCGCGCCGGTCGGTTCGCCAAACGTCCCCCATCCGTCGTGAATGCCATCAAGCGACCAACGGACGGCTGCCCGCGGTGAAAGCATGTCGGCGTCCATGCCGATCTGATGGTGGATTTTGAACGTCGCATTCGGGAAAGACGACCGCAGGCCAACCCAAAACGCGTCGCACCCTTCGCGGCCGATAGACGTCACAGCCCCGGCATATTCACCGATCACGGCCCTGTCGTAATCCCTTGTAATCGTGTTGAAATCCTTATCCATGAGCCGTGTCAGGATGTCGGCGTAGCGCTGCCCCCATGCGTTGTCATTTCCCGTGCCTTTATAGTCACCGGCGATGTCGTTCGCAGGCGAAAAGACGGGTTTCGCAAGGGCTGCGCCACCTTCTTTGTCGATCAAGCCTGCCGCAAAGGTTTTGGGATCGAACCCCAATTGACGGACCAAACCACCGTAATCGCGCACCAGCCATTCATCATAGATCGTGTCGTCTTTTGCAGCGCAATCCGCGATCACGCGCACAACCCATGATTTATTTGTGGCTTTGCCGAATTGGCCGTCTCTTGTGTGCGTCGCCTTTGTCAAAAGCCTGTGCGAGGACAGAAATCCGGCGTCTTCATCGCCTGACCAGATCACATCTTCACCGAACAATTCGCGGTCAGGGAATTCATTGATCGTCGCCATTGTCGCTGCAATCGTCGCTTGGTTGCCCACTGATACGCCCATGGGCGTCCGTACAGGAATGTCGGGCGCGTAGTACCGATTGAGCGTTTCCACCCCGCGATCTTCCCAAATTTCTTTTGTCACACCAATGATATAGTCAGGAAAATCTTTCCACTTGGCCTGAAAACCCTTCATCATATCGTTCCTTTTGGTGGGCGCGTTGTGCCGCGCTGAATAAGTGGGCCGTCAAAGACGATGCGGCTTGGCGCGATTTCACCTTCGCCGATTTGCCCGATGATCATTTCAACCGTTGCGTTGATCATACGGACCAAAGGTTGGCGGACCGTCGTCAAATTATAGGCTGGCCAAGCGGCGAGAGGGACATCATCGAAACCGATGATCGCCACATCGCTGGGCACGTCGAGGTTGAGTTCAAATCGACACGTATCAAGCACGGCAAAGGCCATATGATCGTTTCCGACAAAAATGGCATCGGGCGGTGTCGGGCTGTTCATCAGGTCGCGCGCTGCTTGCGCCGCAATCTCACGGTCGTATTTTCCGTCGATGATCGCCGTCGGTTCTAGATTGTGGCGCTGCAATCCTTCGATCAAGCCCTGTTGTCTATCGCGACCGGTCGATGACCCCGCCCAACCGGAAATGTGCGCGATGTTTTTATGGCCAGCCTCGACGAGGAAATCTGCAACTTTGCGCCCCGCTGCCACATTGTCCGATGTGACAGAGCCAACGTCGGCGCCATCTTGGCTGCGGTTGAACATGACCACTGGAATGCCCGCCGCTTTGCAACGATCTGTTAAGTCGGACGACATGCCGACAGACGCGGTGATGATCCCATCCACTTGATAATCAAGCAGTTCTTGGATCACTTCATCAATTTCACGCCTGGTGTTCGAAGCTGTGAAGACAAGGACATGATAGCCTTGCTCCTGCAACGCATTCGACAGATGTTCCAACGCCAGCGGGTAAAACTGGTTATCAAGATACGCGACAACCAGACCGATGATGCGGCTTTTGCCGGTAATCATCGCGCGCGCCATCATGTTGGGTCTGTACCCCAATTCGACGGCTGCTTTCTTAACCTTTGCGACTGTTTTCGCGCTCGCCGATGCACCGGGGGTGAACACGCGGCTGACCGCTGATTGTGAAACGCCAGCCCGTTCTGCGACCTGTAGGGATGTGATCCGATCATGTTGCATCAGTCGGCTGTCCACCCGCCATCAATCAACAGATGCGTACCTGTCATCAACGCGGACGCGTCGGACGCCAAGTAAACAACGGGACCCATGATATCTGTCACCTCACCTACGCGCCCTAATTTGATCTTTTCTTCCAGCCACTTAACCCTCTCTGGGTCCTGAAACGTGGCTTCGGTCAAGGCCGTGCGGATAAACGTTGGACAGACGGTGTTCACACGAATTCCCTTGGGGCCCCATTCAATTGCCATTGCTTTGGTGAAGCCTTCGACGCCGTGTTTTGTGCCGCAGTACACTGCCCGATCTATCCCACCGACATGCGCCATCTGCGATGTCACGTTGATCAACGACCCCGGTTTGTCCGCCGCGATAAGGCCTTTTGCGACGGCCTGCGTTAAGAAATACGCGCCCTTGAGGTTAAGCGAACTGACGGCATCAAAATCTTCTTCAGTCGTGTCGAGCGCTGGCCCGTGCCGCGCAAGCCCGGCCGAATTGACCAGAATATCAAAGGGGCCGTGCTCTGCGACTTGCGCCTGGGTCGCGGGAATATCGGAAACGTCCATCTTGAAGGATTGCGCGCTGAGCCCTGCCGCCTGCATCGCCGTAACCACGTTTTCGAGTTTATCGGTTGAACGGGCGGTCAATGTCACATCCGCGCCTGCCTGTCCCAGCGCCACCGCGCAGGCCAATCCAATGCCGGACGACGCGCCAGCGACAAGGGCGCGCTTTCCAGAAAGGTTGAAAGATGGGGTCTGCGGCAGTTGCATGTCGTGATCCTTGTGTCGCTTTTGGCGAAACCAATGAAGGCCTGCCCAAAGCGGAATTATTCGGCTGCGGTTCCGTACGGCACGTTTTTACCGCCGTACCGACGGACGCGAACATTACATTGTTCCGCGTGACCCACAAATCCTTCCAACATGCAGAGCCGCGATCCGTAGGCACCAATTCGTGCTGCGGCTTCATCCGTCGTTATCCGCTGGTAGCTGTGTGTTTTCAAGAACTTACCAACCCAAAGCCCGCCGGTGTACCGCCCCGCTTTTTTAGTGGGGAGCGTGTGGTTTGTCCCGATCACTTTGTCGCCGTTGGATACGTTTGTACGCGGCCCGAGGAACAAAGCACCGTAGCAGGTCATGTTATCGAGGAACCAATCGTCGCGGTCCGTCATCACCTGAACATGCTCAGACGCGATGTCATCCGCGACGGCGAGCATTTCGTCGTAGGTGTCACATACGATCACCTCGCCATAGTCGTCCCACGATGTTTTTGCCGTTTCACGTGTTGGTAAGATTTCGAGGATATGGTCGATTTCAGCCAATGTGTCCTTGGCCAGTTTTTCAGAATTTGTGAGGAGAACAGCAGGTGAATTATACCCATGCTCCGCCTGCCCTAGCAGGTCAGTCGCGCAAAGTTCAGCGTCTGCGGCGGTTTCATCGGCGATGACCATCGTTTCAGTTGGTCCGGCGAAAAGGTCGATCCCGACGCGGCCGAAAAGCTGCCGTTTTGCTTCTGCGACGAAGGCATTTCCAGGCCCGACAATCATATGCACCGGATCAATGGTTTCGGTGCCAATCGCCATGCTGCCCACGGCCTGCATCCCACCAAGGACGTAGATTTCGTGCGCCCCGCCCATGTGCATGGCCGCGACAATCGCCGGATGGGGTGCGCCATTGTGCGGCGGTGCAGACGCCACGATCCGCGGAACCCCCGCGACGGACGCTGTCAGAACCGACATATGGGCAGACGCGACCATTGGGAATTTGCCACCCGGCACGTAGCAACCCACTGATTGCACGGGAATATTTTTGTGCCCCAAGATGACGCCCGGTTGGGTTTCCACTTCGATATCGGTCATGGATGCCCGTTGCGCTTCGGCGAAGGTACGGATCTGGGTCTGTGCGTATTTGATGTCTTCCATATCGCGCGCGCTGACTTTGGACATCGCGGCTTCGATTTCAGATGGGGTCAAACGGAACGAAGGGGGCGTGTAATTGTCAAACTTGGCCGACAGGTCACGAATGGCAGCGTCACCACGCGTCTCGATATCCTTGAGCGTGGTTTCGACAATGCCCCGCACCTTTGCATCATCTTCTTGGCGTTCGGTTTCCGGCTTGCCCGTTTTTAGATAACGAATAGTCATGACAAGCGGTCTCCTGTTGTCGCGTCGAACAAGTGACAGATTTCGGCGGGTATGTTGGCATGCACGGCTTCGCCGATCTTTGTGCGGTAGTCCTTACCCGACTTCACAGACAAGATCGTGCCGCCAGCCCGCATCGTGACCATTGTGGCCTCGCCCAACAACTCGAGCGAATAAACCGTTGAATTTGCTTGTGCTTCGCCGCCAGCGACAGTCGCATCCTCTGCACGGAAACCCAGCGTGACCGGCCCCGAATGCAGCGTCGGCAGGCCCGTAATTACGACCTTATCCGCCGTAAATGTCCCGCCTTCCATAACGCCGTTGATCAGGTTCATCGCGGGTGATCCGATGAAGCCTGCGACGAAGGTGTTTGCGGGCTGATCGTAGATATCGGTCGGCGTTCCGACCTGCTGCACCACGCCTTTGTTCATCACGACAACGCGGTCGGCGAGCGTCATCGCTTCGATCTGGTCGTGCGTCACGTAGATCGTGGTTGTTTTGAGTTCGTGGCTGAGGTTTTTGATCTGCGCCCGCGTCGACACCCGCAATTTGGCATCGAGATTGGACAGAGGTTCGTCCATCAAAAACACGTTTGGTTCGCGCACAACGGCACGGGCAAGGGCCACGCGCTGTCGTTGACCACCGGACAGTTCCGCAGGTTTGCGATGCAGGAATTCATCAAGTTCAACCATGGCCGACGCGCGTTTGACCCGGTCGTCATGTTCGTTTTGTGGAATCCCGCGTACCTTCAACGGAAAGCGGATGTTTTCGTAGACGTTCATATTCGGGTAGAGCGCATAGGATTGGAACACCATCGCCACGTCGCGATCTTTGGGTTCGAGGTCATTGATCCGCTTGCCATCCACAAGGATATCGCCGCCCGACGCATCCTCTAATCCTGCGATCATCCGCATGGTTGTGGTCTTGCCGCAACCCGATGGTCCAAGCAGCACCATAAACTCTTGATCGGCGATCGTCAGGTCAAATTCCTTTACGCCGACAAAGTCGCCCCAGCGCTTGGACACCTTTCGAAGTTGGATTTCTGCCATGATCGCCCCTCGCGATTGCATACGTTTGCAAAATCTTGGCGCGAATCTGGATGCGTGGCAAGACCCTTTTTTCATTGACGCAATTCTGCAGCGCGGCGAAACGAAATGTCTTGCCAAACCGCACATTGAGGGGGTTAACTTGCAAACGTATGCAATGCGGTCGCGATTCGATCACGGCCGATGACATATGACTTTGTGGTCGCACGGCCGCTTTTAAAATGCGCCGGACCAACCCGGCCACCACAGATCCAACCGGGAGTTTCTTGGAATGAAAATGTTAAAGACAGCACTGCTAGGGACCGCGATTGCCGCCGTCGCTGGTACATCTGCACTGGCCGACGGCCATGCCTGCGCCATTGATGCCGGACGCCTGAGCATCATCGGGAATGAATTCCCGGCCATCCAATCAGTATCCGCCGCCGCGCTTGAATGTGCCGCTGGCGCTGATGAAACCGCGTCCAACCTGACCGCAGACCACCAGACGCTGAACGTCGCTGGCATGTCTGGCAATCCGGCAGAATACACGTCTGCGATTGTAGCGAATTCGTCCATCGTGGCGCTGATCAACGAAGATGTCATTCAGCCGCTTGATGGCTTGGTCGCTGAATATGGTGCAGACATCCCTGCCCATCAGTTGATCACAGTGGACGGCAAGATCATGGCCGTCGCATTTATGGCGAACGCCCAGCACCTTGTTTATCGCAAGGACGTGCTTGAGCAAATCGGCATGGACGCGCCCACATCTTACGAAGGCGTGCTGGAAGCTGCCGAGAAAATTCGCGCCGAAGGCATCATGGAAAACCCTGTTGGGGGCGCATATGCGGCAGGTTGGAACCTGGCGCAGGAATTCACCAACATGTATATCGGGACCGGCGGTCAATTCTTTGAACCTGGCACCGCGAACGTATCCATCAACAACGCCCAAGGTGTTGAAGCGTTGGAAATGATGAAGGCGCTGACCGCGTACATGAACCCAGACTACCTGACGCACGATTCCAACGCGACATCCGCGGAATGGGAAGCGGGCAACGTGGCGTTGATGAACATGTGGGGCAGCCGGACAGGCGTTCTGATGGACGACGAAGGCGCGGAAGAAGTTGTGTATAGCAACACCGCTGTTGGCGGTCCATTGACTGTTGGCGACAGCGGCACGCCTGCGACGACACTGTGGTGGGACGGCTGGACTGTTGCAAAGAACATCAGCGACGCGGATGCGGCGGCCACGTTCCAAGCATTGGCACACGCCACATCACCTGCTTTGCTGAACGACGAAACCATGTCCCAAGCCGTATGGTTGATGGACGGATTTGAATCCCAGCCTGTGAACGAAGGCGTTTTGGCGTCCGTTGCAGCTGGTTCAACACCGTACCCGATGGTGCCGTTCCAAGGTCTGCTGCACACAGCGCTTGGCGACAACATCGCTGATTTCTTGCAAGGCGACGAATCTGCAGAACAGACGCTTGCGGACATCGAAGCGGCCTACACAGCCGCTGCGACCGAGCAGGGTTTCTTGCAGTAAGACAATTCTCGCGGGGGGCTTTGCGGCCCCTCGCACACCTCATTTCCAAGATCATTTAGATGGCCGGGGGCCCTTGCCATGAAACATTCGTCTTTCTTCTGGTTTGTTTTGCCATCGGCCATCTTGATGCTCTTGTTTATCGCA
The Rhodobacteraceae bacterium S2214 genome window above contains:
- a CDS encoding cobalamin-independent methionine synthase II family protein translates to MPRILTTHVGSLPRTQNVVDFIFARENNEPFDQTAFDLAMSEAVDATVARQVAAGVDIVSDGETSKISYATYVKDRYAGFDGDSPRNAPGDLKLFPGFLKRLADDGGTPKYARPMCVGEVKSKGQGELQKDIANLKAAMVKHNVDRGFMNAASPGVISLFLQNDYYKSREAYLAALADAMKAEYETIVASGLDLQLDCPDLALAKHMLFNDLSDAQFTKIAAGHVEALNHALQDIPSDKVRIHICWGNYEGPHVCDIPMDTMFDTLMSAKADYVLFETSNPRHGHEWTTFRDRQADIPDSKILVPGVVDTTTNFVEHPKLVAQRLDRFQQIVGSDRVIAGSDCGFGTFAGFGSIDPDIAYAKLKAMSDGAALVG
- a CDS encoding AraC family ligand binding domain-containing protein, producing the protein MTPAEMEARIVRYGDLRPCKTAFIDAHTPGSDQKENFTIIGGGVSESADQHVHIADTPGFNIGAAGQPPKCRNSLHSHTTAEVFFALKGRWRFFWGRWGTAGEVVLEEGDIINIPTGIFRGFENIGTDYGMIMAILGGDDAGGGVTWAPQVIEDAAEHGLVLGENGQLYDTKKGASLPEGVNPMPVLTEAELANFPEPSTLDVVPRHVARYWDLMAFADKQPAKVIGVDGILPDKPGFEVELLSRNSISDELQTHHHHTVLMPMRGHWRLDFAGGTTSLNPGDTAAIPPNTPHALYPAMTGEASLYRVFSNDDPAGSTWLG
- a CDS encoding ester cyclase, producing the protein MKGFQAKWKDFPDYIIGVTKEIWEDRGVETLNRYYAPDIPVRTPMGVSVGNQATIAATMATINEFPDRELFGEDVIWSGDEDAGFLSSHRLLTKATHTRDGQFGKATNKSWVVRVIADCAAKDDTIYDEWLVRDYGGLVRQLGFDPKTFAAGLIDKEGGAALAKPVFSPANDIAGDYKGTGNDNAWGQRYADILTRLMDKDFNTITRDYDRAVIGEYAGAVTSIGREGCDAFWVGLRSSFPNATFKIHHQIGMDADMLSPRAAVRWSLDGIHDGWGTFGEPTGAPVHIMGMCHAEFGPFGTDGVGLRREFALYDEVAIWKQILMGAV
- a CDS encoding LacI family DNA-binding transcriptional regulator — translated: MQHDRITSLQVAERAGVSQSAVSRVFTPGASASAKTVAKVKKAAVELGYRPNMMARAMITGKSRIIGLVVAYLDNQFYPLALEHLSNALQEQGYHVLVFTASNTRREIDEVIQELLDYQVDGIITASVGMSSDLTDRCKAAGIPVVMFNRSQDGADVGSVTSDNVAAGRKVADFLVEAGHKNIAHISGWAGSSTGRDRQQGLIEGLQRHNLEPTAIIDGKYDREIAAQAARDLMNSPTPPDAIFVGNDHMAFAVLDTCRFELNLDVPSDVAIIGFDDVPLAAWPAYNLTTVRQPLVRMINATVEMIIGQIGEGEIAPSRIVFDGPLIQRGTTRPPKGTI
- a CDS encoding SDR family oxidoreductase, giving the protein MQLPQTPSFNLSGKRALVAGASSGIGLACAVALGQAGADVTLTARSTDKLENVVTAMQAAGLSAQSFKMDVSDIPATQAQVAEHGPFDILVNSAGLARHGPALDTTEEDFDAVSSLNLKGAYFLTQAVAKGLIAADKPGSLINVTSQMAHVGGIDRAVYCGTKHGVEGFTKAMAIEWGPKGIRVNTVCPTFIRTALTEATFQDPERVKWLEEKIKLGRVGEVTDIMGPVVYLASDASALMTGTHLLIDGGWTAD
- the hisD gene encoding histidinol dehydrogenase produces the protein MTIRYLKTGKPETERQEDDAKVRGIVETTLKDIETRGDAAIRDLSAKFDNYTPPSFRLTPSEIEAAMSKVSARDMEDIKYAQTQIRTFAEAQRASMTDIEVETQPGVILGHKNIPVQSVGCYVPGGKFPMVASAHMSVLTASVAGVPRIVASAPPHNGAPHPAIVAAMHMGGAHEIYVLGGMQAVGSMAIGTETIDPVHMIVGPGNAFVAEAKRQLFGRVGIDLFAGPTETMVIADETAADAELCATDLLGQAEHGYNSPAVLLTNSEKLAKDTLAEIDHILEILPTRETAKTSWDDYGEVIVCDTYDEMLAVADDIASEHVQVMTDRDDWFLDNMTCYGALFLGPRTNVSNGDKVIGTNHTLPTKKAGRYTGGLWVGKFLKTHSYQRITTDEAAARIGAYGSRLCMLEGFVGHAEQCNVRVRRYGGKNVPYGTAAE
- the ugpC gene encoding sn-glycerol-3-phosphate ABC transporter ATP-binding protein UgpC; translated protein: MAEIQLRKVSKRWGDFVGVKEFDLTIADQEFMVLLGPSGCGKTTTMRMIAGLEDASGGDILVDGKRINDLEPKDRDVAMVFQSYALYPNMNVYENIRFPLKVRGIPQNEHDDRVKRASAMVELDEFLHRKPAELSGGQRQRVALARAVVREPNVFLMDEPLSNLDAKLRVSTRAQIKNLSHELKTTTIYVTHDQIEAMTLADRVVVMNKGVVQQVGTPTDIYDQPANTFVAGFIGSPAMNLINGVMEGGTFTADKVVITGLPTLHSGPVTLGFRAEDATVAGGEAQANSTVYSLELLGEATMVTMRAGGTILSVKSGKDYRTKIGEAVHANIPAEICHLFDATTGDRLS
- a CDS encoding extracellular solute-binding protein, giving the protein MKMLKTALLGTAIAAVAGTSALADGHACAIDAGRLSIIGNEFPAIQSVSAAALECAAGADETASNLTADHQTLNVAGMSGNPAEYTSAIVANSSIVALINEDVIQPLDGLVAEYGADIPAHQLITVDGKIMAVAFMANAQHLVYRKDVLEQIGMDAPTSYEGVLEAAEKIRAEGIMENPVGGAYAAGWNLAQEFTNMYIGTGGQFFEPGTANVSINNAQGVEALEMMKALTAYMNPDYLTHDSNATSAEWEAGNVALMNMWGSRTGVLMDDEGAEEVVYSNTAVGGPLTVGDSGTPATTLWWDGWTVAKNISDADAAATFQALAHATSPALLNDETMSQAVWLMDGFESQPVNEGVLASVAAGSTPYPMVPFQGLLHTALGDNIADFLQGDESAEQTLADIEAAYTAAATEQGFLQ